A window of Limanda limanda chromosome 4, fLimLim1.1, whole genome shotgun sequence genomic DNA:
TGGGCAGTATATTAATGgagattaaaaaacataattgtaATGTATAATAATGTTCTTCAAGTGATATTTAACCTATTATAAAACATGTACAATATAAAGGGGTGGTAGATCTTTTCATGCTTTAGCAGAATTATAGCTGCAGATCTTCTTCTATAACTGAgccttcatttcttttttccatcACTTACAAGATTAAAAACGTTCCACTCGCCTCAGGAGGGCCACATCAGCCTGGAATCAGATACGGGTCTCTCAAAGGAGAGCTCAGTGAGGATTTAATGGACACTTTCCCCTCGGGTAAGACTCTCGATTACAGGACGGACACCTTCTCCTTGGACAAAACTGTCTCTATCACAGGAGCCAGCCGGaatcaaaactgaaaatatgaagCCACTTGTCCCGAGGGTCTGCTGTGGATAGATGTGGGACTCAGCTCCAAACTTTAGTTGGTTATGGAGCAGCTGTAATCCTGATGCAACAAGACTCAATGACTCTGGAGTGTGAAATAATAGAGCAGCGAGATACAAAGcctcacacacagcagcaccagAGGATGACTCAGATGTTCACTTTTGATCGTGATTTCAAACCGATTTCAAGCGATTTCTCCTCCACGCATAGCGACTGGTTATTCAGACGTGCCACAGCTGGCAAATGAAGAGGATGGGTTGTGACTCACCCGCAGTGAGGGAACACTTAACACCGGCAGACATCTTTCTTATTCATCATGACACACGCCCGGGCCTCGGCCTCTgccaaaaaaaaaggagaagtaACAAAAGACAGTGCAAAACCTCCCACTTCCCTGGTGGAGAGATTAGCAGATCTGAGAGTTTGGAACATCTCAACTAAAATATGTTTAGGTAACAGGTTTCTAGCTCTGCAGTGTCAGTCTGTGCACAGCTTTGCTCTCAACGACTACGGTTACACAGATATTCTCATATTAACCAGATTAAGCCGATAACCTGAATAAGAACTGCTATGTTAGgagcattttctgtttttgaatAAGGTCATACTCTTGAGTGACAGTAGAGTATACCAATGTTATCGTTTagacatttatacatttttattgcatTATAACGCACTATTGGACTTTTCACAGCATTTTCAACAACGACATAACAACTGCTATGCTATACATGCTAAGCCCCTGAGAATATATTTAACGCAAGCTAGTTTTGTGATACATTGATCTATTTTGACTTCTAGCTGGTTCACCGTCTGTAGTGATAGGTGTTcaggtggaagtgaaggacaaAAGTAACTTTTTACCTGTTAATTTCTTTGCAGGTGACCTGTCCGGTACTCGCTGGTGCAGGACTCTAGCCTTAGCTCTTTATTGCTAATCAATTACCAGTTTTTAGCATGCTTATTTGCTATTTTAAGATTTACCTGACACATGTCAACATGTTGCCATTGTTAGAATTTATCATGCTGGTGTTAGCATTCAGCTCAACCTCTACTACGGCTGCtgattgtgtgttgtttggAAAATGTTTGAAGCTTGAAGATGTAAAACAATGTAGTATTATATGAGAGAGAGGTTAAGAgaagaaattttttttttatttaaaaaaaactttagtgTTTAAACACCTGGGTTGGAAACTAGAGATATATCAACAACACTCCAAAACTGATCTGGAGATGTTAGGTATCTCATACTGATCTAGTATCAGGTGAGACTTCCgcatttaatattaaatacattttctttgtcgTTTAAtgggtgctgccatcttgtggtttTGACTTAGAGCCAGAGTGTGTTTGATACGACCTAAGATGATGGAAACAATCTTTGGGAAAAATCTGTTTAACATGTCTTTAGTTCGGTTCATGACTTATTCAGCAGACATGTCCATGTTTTATATACTGTCTGAGGCTACAGCTAATGTAGTTTTTCAAGCCACATTATTATCCAGCTCACGTTACTCAAATTAATTCCAGTTATTTCCACTCAGAGGAGTGCCCAGATTTGAGAAAAGGAATGCACTGATGTGGGATCAGTAATCTGTAAAAGGAATTTGGAgagcagaattttttttatctactGGTAATGCCCCACTTTTTTTCTGCGCatcaaaaacaggaaaaaagttGAAGAGATTGTCTGAGTTTCTCAGTAATTTATTGTACATCAAAACATTTCCCACaaacctccagcagcagaagcacACCAGAGTGTGTTCACACGATGATGGGTGCCCAGCGGCCATCATCAAAAGACACAATCATCATTTCAATCATATATAATTACCATCATCAAAATCATTTTACCCACCTGCAGCACCAGTAACCCGCCACCATCTCACAATAATCTCCTTCTtgatattaaaacataaaatcttGATGAAGCCGACCACACTAAGGTCTGCAACACAGAAAACTGGCGTCAAAATGTGTTCTAACCTGCATGAGCCCAGCTGGTTGGAAATTACTTTCAAACAACATTTTAGATCACAACAGATTGATCAAGGATAAAATAACAGAACAGTGTCCTGATTGTCTAAACCccacattcataaataaatcCTAACCAACTGAAATGGACAGATTTGCTGAGTAATTCCCAGTAACTCACCAGTTTTACTCAGCATGTTACTTCTTTCCTAAGCAACTCAAGGGCTCTTGCAGATCTGTGCAAGTTAAAGCAAAGACCTGAAATCCTTTGCACATGCTCACAGTTTGACCCCAGTTTGCATCATACTGCACATACCGGAATAAGATCCTACAGAAACGAGGGCACTGCCCAATTTTCTTTAAAGTGGACAACACAGACTATACATACACATAATGTAAAGATGTACAGTGGCGAAGGAAAGGTGACTGTTCATtcagaaaatgtgttaaattcaATCTGATTTCAGCATTTCAGAAGTATTTTTGGCCACTTCATGGGTATATGCTGAGggatttaaaaataacagttgAAGCTGGCAACTCAAACACACTGTGCACACGCCCACCCACAGACccccaaagacacacacacacacacatatatctcTCAGTATGCTGGATTTGGCTGAGGGACAGGAGCCTCTTAGGGCAGATTCTGCAGGACTTGTTTACAAATGATGACAAACAAGAGCGTTTGAGGGctgtgggggggagagaaataAACATGAGTGAGCCACAGAGGAATTATCAGCTATTTGATCATTATGTAACGTAGCAACAGCCACGGGAATCCCAGGATTACACAGTCGGGATAAAGTCCATCAACCATTCATCCAACCAACAGTCCATTCCTCCATCCAACTGTTCACTGAAAATTGCCACATCGTAAAACAGACAGCCATATGACATTAAgacaaatgaaatgatttgAAATAATAGTGAACAGTTGGtctctgcagcttttttttaaagcaatatTTGATCTTTAACGTTTCAGAATCTTACAACCAGGGGTCTCTGCCTCAAATACCCAGACGATGAGTATTTAGTATTCTTTTGAGTCAAAGATTAAATGATCAAACATTAAAGGCTGGTGGCAGAAAATTGCTTAAATTTATCATTTaagtgaacaaaaaaaaaaaaaggataagtGTCGGAATAGAATGTGGGTTCTGGGCAAAAAGGGGAAACTTAAACATGAGCCAGCATGAAGATAGACTTAATCCTTTTCACCATTGTTACAATATGTACAAATATTTAAGAACTTATTCAATAGCAGCACATTTCTGAACCACCTCCAAACGTACCTTACCATCACGTGTGGGTAGGACTGAGACAGGGTCAGGGGTGGGCAGCCTATGAACTACTTTATCATTCATATGATATGTGTTAGGTGATATGGAGAGCCGCTGGTGCACATAGAATGAAAGAACAGACACATGTGAATGCATCATAGATCATCGTCTCGgatggaagtaaaaaaaagtgcagACAGACTTGACAAGTTCAGGGCGAACGCCAAACAAAAGGCAAAGATAGGAAAAAAGAGCAGACTACTGTCAATCACATTCCACAAACAAAGCAAAGCCAACTGTACAGCACAGAGAAGACGGGTGCCTGGACAGAGAGGGGACTTCAACTCTGACGAGCCTGGAGCTAGATAAGGGGAGTGGTGCCCCCTGGGAGTGTGCAAGTCGGGCCTGGGACAGCCACGGTAAGAGTGGAAATCACTTGTTTTTAAACACGCTGCCACAGACCCCAGAGGAGCCCAGGGGCCCCTTTCTCTCACCATTTCATGTCACCTTTTCAATGAAAGATGTGGAATGAGGCTCAAATGCAGGCCTTTACCGTACAGTCGTTTCAagtcacaaagaaaacaacagcgTGGGTTTTAAGAGCAACATCAAGCACAATTCTTAACACAGAACTTAAAGgaataaacatgtcaaacaccCAATTAAACACTTCTTAAACTTTTTTCCTACACAAGTCCTGCAAGTTCAGGATGGAAACATCTCTGAGGACAATCACAAGTGTGTCGCTCCTATAGGCGAACAGTGTTGATTCGTAACGGTTGCACATTCTTGCCGTTAGCGTGGCTTTGGCCGGGGCTGAAATAGGGGAAGACCTTGGTGGGGAATTTATCTCGGTAGGTGTAGAGCCAGGACATGTCGTCTGCATTGTAAAAGATGAGCAGGCCTTTCGGGTAGTCCAAGTACACGCCCACCTTCTCCAGCTTGCTCTTGACGTTGAGACGGGTCCAGGGCTCGGTGCAGGCACTGTACTGGTTCCCGTCGTGCATGACAATGCAGTAGAAGCCACGGGTGGGCTGGATCTGGATGCTGCCCTTGCGACTGACCGTCTCGTTGGCCACACCAATCATCCACTGGGTCTTCTCCGACACCATCACCTCCCAGTAATGGACACCCGAGGCAAAGCCCTCAGCGCCAAGAACAGACACTTCCACATCAAAGCGGCGCGGGGAATCCTGCAGCGGTTGCGGATGGAGATTCCCGTAGGCCACGATGGTACAGTCATCTGAGAGGATCAGTCTTTGGTGGGCTGTGATGTGATCGAGGGTCAACGCTGCTGGCACTGAGGGAGGTGAgaaaagggagaggagggaagagacagCTTTAGCTCTGAGACTCAGcatttacttttacatttaacGCAGGGGAGAGACAAAAATCGGCTGAGATAAACAGGACATGTGTATACAGGTAGAACGAAACTAGATCAATCAGCttggacaaacagaaaacagaagacTGCAGCGTCACTCTTAGCCCCTGATTTTGATTTATAGTTGCCGTGTACAGTTTTGTGCTGAGGCAGTAAACACATCCTGGCAGCTCGGCCACTTCTCAGCAGAAGTGAGGTCAGGGTTATAAATCACAGGAAGCTGATAAAAACAAAGGACACTGTCTGAATGTATATACTGTAGTTTATATGTTCAGACAAGGATAGCACTGAGGATGAATATTTGTTTGACGCTCCTCCATCGTAAAGGGAACAAATTAAAGCACATTTTGAAGTCTGCAACAGCAGCTACCATTTTATCGAATTTATTGATCAGGGTACCAAAAATAtcccttgtgtgtttttttgtgtgctcCATTTCTATAAGTGTTACCTGCTGCAAGTAGTTTGAGAATAATCTCCACAGGTAGCTGCTCAAATCTCTCACAGTTGTTTGTTGTGAAATGATCACTGCCTTAATGATGCATTACAATAAGCAGTTTGGTTTCACAATACACTTTGTAATGTATTTCACTACAGTGGGGGAATAAAATCAATGAATGAAAAAAGACTCAGCTCCTGAGGTTCTAGGCAGCTGACAGACCCAGAGAAGGTTCAAGTCAAGTCAGGTCTAGGTTTCATTACCAGTAACACaaaggaggagtgtgtgtcgATGTGTGTCACAACTCCCAGGTTACTCTACATGACCTCACTGTTGACAGTTTCTATTTGAACAACCTACTACCAACAGTCTCCAGGTATTATCCAGACTAAAAAGACAatgataatgattttttttttcattttgtaatcGTTACTCAGTACTCCACTCTATTTCTTTATTCATGCATTGGACCATCGACTGTATAAAGTCTTGACTGCCACCAGGTGAcgggctggctgcagtattggcATAAACACAGCCTCCTCAATTTTAGTGGATTGGACATGAACCCAcccaaaaaatgtcaaaatgcaAATCAAATACATTCTTCTCACAAATGTTTTCTGTCGTTTCAGGTTcaagttttgtttttgattacgTATATGCTGCTATAAAAGTGGGGTgacacatcatgattgacagctgagactgattcaTGATTGGTCCGTCATGTTTCAACATACCTCACTACTACTTTTCAGACTAGTTCCAAACAACGACTGGGTGCgtgatggcagcgtttgtacaGATAGACCATGTGAGTTTTTTGTAGTGTGGCTGACACTGTAAGACCAACAACCTTGTGGAAACattacagtttatatatatatatatatcactcaGCCGGAGTTAGAGGAGGTGATCAAAGCTATGACCTGTGGTACACGATGACGGATTGCTTGTTATTGTTCAACACACCCAACTCCAGCTTGACTCTTAtttcaggaaaacaaaacagggcTTTAAGCAACAAGTGAGACTGTGAGTACACCACGATACATTATTTATAATCTGTTTTTGCCTTCATGCATAAACTACAGTCTTTTACAGACAAGTGCTCTCCTGAGCTTTATAGGGGAGCTTGGTGTGAGCACTATTAAATGATGTGAAGACTGCAAACCATACAGTGAGGAGGTAACtacagcgagggggggggggacgctgcAGCTCGCTGTGCAGACTCCAGGTCGGTAGGAGGCTGTTCCTTGGTGCAGTTATGTGGTTTTAGGGAGAGAGAATTTGCATCCACGTCTGCTCTAAGCATTCAGTATAAGGTAAAGATACCAGGCTGAACAGTAAAGGCTATAAATAATGGATAAAGGCACCTTTCCAGTTcctctgtattttttattaggTGGGATAAATGAAGGTGAAACGTCTGGTGCTCGGCCAGCGGACAGGACAATGCCTCCTCCACTCAATGACATCTCTAGTGTTTGTTACAATCTAGCCATTAAAATTTCATGAGCTGAAAACCTCCTTGTGCCATGCAGAGAAACATGCCACTATACACACATCAGCAGAGAGGCCATTCTTCCTGgtgaacatgaaagagaacccaCACTGTCTGGTAGATATTCCCCCTAACCCGTCGGTGACAGCGACGGCTGAGCGATGATGGGAGGAATGTCTTTGTTGCGTCTCTGGCAACCGCTGGTGATGGATTGTAACCAATTGTTCCGTTTGGCAGCCACTCGAGGGGAGGCCAAAAAGCTGTCTTGCCTACCCTCGGCTGGCAATGAGCTGAAATGGGAGGATTGACTGAAGGAGTGAAGAAAAATTCTTCAGCACATTATTATAAACAATCTCCTGTGAGAAAATAATGGCTGTAGGGCAGAGTGAGTAGAGCTCCTCTCGACACCGTCAGCTCAAGAAGGGCATTGCTGCCTTCCAGGTCTCACCACCATTTCTCATCCGAGGATGGAGAGAAGCTCAAAAACATCAGAGCAGTCTTAATGCAGGGCACGATTAGTTCTCTCAAAGCGAAATGTTTGAGACGTTCAGCTACCGAAAGAAAATTTGACTATAAACCTATTTGTAAAGCTGGAGTTGGACATCTTTGAAAACTATTTGTTCTCTCTTACTGAAAGTGAAGAAGATTGATTCCACTCTCAAATCTGTCCATTAAATATAAAGCTCTAGTCAGGAAACCATTAGTCGTGAATACTCAAACTTATCCCCACAGGTCTGTGTCAGGGCTGGAGCATGGCCTGGCCGCATCATTCTGCAATGCTACAatgtttgtctgtattttttttaaaccaatcaTAATTGTCTTCAGAAGGGGGGGGCTGTCAAAAGACATATGTTGACTGTGAGATTACACAATGCAAATCTCTGACAGCCCAAAGGTAACAAAACTACCATACTAGCACCTCTGAAGCTAGTTAGTCAGCACTTTATATATCTTGTTTGTATAATCTGTATTACAGGGAGGTCACAGTCACTGCAGCTTGCTAAGAATCAGTACAGTCCGCacgaaaacaaatcaaatgctAAACTATTCCTTTCACACCTCACAGTTCTTTACACTAGATTCCACTCTGTATATTTACACGTTTAGACATATGaactgtcctgcttgtgtcgTACCTGGTGAAACGTCCTGAAAGAGGGATTTCCATATTGTGTACTGTAAGGGCCCCATGTACTTGGATGTCGGGAAGTCTTCGTACGTCAGATTGGTCTCATGTATCTTTCCTTTAATcctgtgacagaaaaaaaacagatcaatAGAAGTCGAAAATCCAATTAGCTGCTTATTCCAAATAACGCTGCCTCTTACTCAACCCAAATGATGCTTCAAGTAATTAATctggtttgtgtctgtgcgGTTAGAGACATTAAACAGCTTACAAACTGCTTCATGAAGCTCCAACAGCATAGATGAATAAatcagagggtgtgtgtgtgtgtgtgtgtttgtgtgtgtgtgtgcactacaTGTGGGCCATCCTGGAGTGAGATGCTTACCACAACCACAGCCTCATAATAACAGCACAGTATGTATCCTAcccatttcaatttttttatattgtagcCTAAAATtgttgaaattatttttttcccctcagcaCCCCATAATGCAAATTTTGACATACTTTTTTAGACCTGTTGCCAAGAAACGTGAAACGCAGCTTCTCTgccattaaattaaataaacaatttgttCTCAGCCAATACATTTGTCACAACAATTTTGGATTACAAATGCTTAAATACGTTTAAATAGTTACTAAAAAAATataagccattttcagataAGAAATGTGCAGAAAATTGGATCTGGAGTTTAACTTTCACAAATGAAGAACCCAGCTGTAGATTGTCAGAGTCTGACATGttaacaacaacagcaaaacgTTGGGGTGGTGTCTGGGTACAACACGCAGGAGCCAGgacataataatataaattccactgcagaaatcacatgttttttttttatagcacaTCAAGACTGCCGTCATCTATTCTCAGCAAAAAAGCTCTTGTATCCTACCTTCGCCAgcatcttctacatgtatgacacctctttttcatcctgagatctttgtacttattacatttttttcagatttctgtctgtcatgtgttagaaacatcatcaacacgcccacttgcggagttcagtgcaggtctgaaagcagctacagtGTGAGTCAATCGAAGACATTGTGCCCTGATTCAACATTAGAGCTGGTTTATTTCTAACACTCCATCTGTTCAGGGATTAATGCTGCTTAATGATGCGGCTGCTTAAATTTGTACTTTTCACAAAATGCTACCAGCCTGGTGTTTAGCACAAGCAGATTTGGAGAGTTTCCAAGAACTATCATTATTACAGTTTTACTCCCATTTATTCTAATGTTAGAACCAGCTTTGACAAATGACTTGAGTTGATAACACTTAGATCACAAGAGTTTGAAACCTTGGGCTAGACATTGGGGCCTAAACATGATGTCAAGATTCAGTTGATTTTGATAATTATCAGCCTTTtcgtcacattattatttattttaagttcaaAGACTGATTTTTACTCCTTTATTTTCTGCTAGCACCAATGAGCATTATACATAGATCTTTGGTTATATTGCTATTTATTCCTTGCCAAGCCCATTTTCTTCTTATGGGACCGCATTGATGATGTTTGAGATGGTTTTTGCAAAGCTCGGGGCCGGTGAAGCACCTCTCAGATGTGACGGCGACTCCCTCCAGGAAATCGTGCCGTTCGGACTCGTTGAGGCGCTCCTGCAGGATCTGGATGCCCTCCTTGACGTCACGCAGCTGCTGACTGTAGCGCTGGATCTTGTGCTCGATGTCGGAAAGCTTGCGGGCTGTGtccatctccagctcctccagcatgGTCTTCTGACGCTCGCGCAGgaagcggtggagcctctcgaaAGCATCGCCGATGGTTGCACGCAGACTCTTGGCGGAGGACTGAAGCAGAAAGACAAAGGTGGGTTTACTGGGTTAACTGTCATAACAGGGCTGAGAAATAACCATAGTTAGCAGGGTGTGTTGGGGATTTAAATGACACAAGGGTTAGTATTTCAAGAGCTTACAAAGTGGTCTAAATCGTGTAGTATTAGATTAACATTCATTTAATGATTCAGCTTGTATATGTATTGATCTCAAGTGGCTCTCAGTGAAAGTACAACTTTCAGCATAGAAAATAAAGAAGATTTGACTCTGTTACTGCGAGGAGACACAAACAAGAGCATACTGCAACAGATATAATCCAAAGAGATGGTGAGTGTTAACGGGACTGGTAGCCGGGCAGAAGGGACAGCAGACTGGGAGCTGAAGAGCCCTAGAATGTGATTTGTAGCTGAAGAAGATGAATGGGAAGTTGGACATTACAGAATGTATCATCTGAGTGTTAGTGGTTGGAGTGACTGGGAGACAGCACAAAGGGATGTGATGCGAAAACCCTGTAAACATTGCgcgagaggagcaggagccgaTTGATTCGAAGCTTCTGAGGAAAGCTAAACACTGGACTTCATTGAGACATTCTGCTGAGACTTTCCCTGCTTGTCTCGTTTTTGTACACATTCAAAACCACACTAAAGATCTGCTCATCAAAGAGCAACTGGGAAAATGAATGACTAGTCACAatgatcaaaaaaaaaaaaaagaattcagAAGAATCTTGTGCGTATGAACCTTTGATTAATGAATCCTGATGATATTACCTGATGGGAATTTCACCACCTTCTCTGATCCTTTCAGGAGGAGTTGGATTCAGGAACTTTGATCTCAAGTTTAATTACACGTCCACTGAAAATTCAATCAATCTCTTTGAAACAGCAGACATTTTTCTCCTGTTCTCCCAGAGACGGGGGCAGGCACTCTCACTCTGTATGTGGGAACCTATTCACATAACTATTTCTCTGCAAGCCTGAGAACGATGACATTCAGGTGGGCTACGTCCCAGCACTCCTGCCTACTTAAAGAGCTGAAATCTGgagaaaggggaggaggaggaggaggaggaggaggaggaggaggaggaggaggaggactgcaGCAGCCTCGCGATCAGTCTCACTGACGTGTCCGCTGCTTTGGCCCAGCAGGCTATGATGGCTCTGAGAGGGAGTCTGCAGCCCTTGGAGACAGGACGCTGTCTACCCTTCAGGGAGAGCAAATCCCCTGCGGGCATGTGAATAGGACACAATGTCTATGCTTCAGGTGGAGATCCTCCCAGGCATACAGAGACCCCGCACTCAAATATGAGTGCGAGGAAggcaaattttttttaaataggagCTGGGCTGCTCCAATGCTTCCTTCTCAATCTTAGTATAAGAGGTGAGATCCAGCTCACGCAATATTACACATCCAAGTCTATTCAAGCCTAGTTCACATGTACATGTATTTATCCCAGTTTCGCCAATCGCTGTGTGTAAACTCTTCAAAGACGCGAAAGGAGGGGCTAACTGACACGTTGCAGACTTTGACTTGATTTATAGCCGGCTAAACATAAAGACAAGTCGGTGACGACTACAGCCATTCAGAGCACAGGACGATGGGGAAGGTAGTGGTGATGAGTCAAGTCTTAAAGTCTGAACTTCACAGCAATTAGACAACTTTGAAAGTTGGGTAGTGTGATCTTGGAATTACAGATCAAGGGGAGTAGTGCATTTGTGAAGAAAGAGCTGTATGATAATTGTAGTTAAAAATAAACTCCAAACATTTCCTGTAGCTCTGTAGCTTCCTGTCCATTGCAACGATGactgtgttgatgtgatgcCTTGACAGCAGGTATGAAAAGGAAAACGCAGGAGTTTGCTCCCTCGATGAGAAATAACCCTGATGTCTGCAACACCCTCACCTGGTTTATAGCTTCAGTGTCACAGGAAGCAGCACAGAAATGTATGACCACGTTTTCTTTTGAAACCATTGCTGTGAGGCCAAATTCAACGGGTATTATCATTctaagtgtgtatgtgtgtgtgtgtgtgtgtgtgtgtgtgtgtgtgtgtgtgtgtgtgtgtgtgtgtgtgtgtgtgcgtgtgtgtgttggggttgAGGGACTGACATATTGAGCGAATGCTCCCGGTTGGCTGATTAAAACAAGGTGTCCAGATTAAACTGCTGCTCAATAAACCAATTTACGTGTCACAATTGAAAAGTCAGTCCCAGTCAGTTAGAAAGGAAGACGGATAGTCAGTGACTGAAGGTCTGCAAACATTAAACAGaccctgtttttatttaacactTTGTATTGCatgaaattgttttattaaGTGAGTATTACTGTCTACACTTGCGATGCAAAGAAGGCAAGGGAATTGTATTCATAAAGCACCTGTCAAACACAGAGGTAGAAGTACTGATTTAAGGATGTCACTCCAGATCCTCAAATGAGAAGATTTTCTGCATTTCTGATTCACCTCTTTGAATATTTTCGGATCGTTAGTGAGGCAAAGCAGAATCCCCTCAGGCACTAAAAGAATGTCATGGCCTTTTTATAGACGATGCTGGACAGTGATATTTAGTTGCAGCCGCAGGGCAATAAATGGTGCTAGTCCAGCtctgcaaatgaaaacacatattcCTTGTGTGTTATACGTGTCTCGGTTTTGTGTAACAAATGTACCTTGGTCTCGGTGAGTTgtctctgcaggagctgcagggcCTCAGTGTGTCCCTTCTCACTGTCCTGCAGGGTGGTCAgctgctccttcatctccctctGCAACACAAACCACGGCTCAGTAATCAGTGACTGGATTTTAATATAACAGTTTGTGGAAATAAAATTCAATCAGGTGATGTGCTTGGCCGAAGCTTCTGATTTGCTCAAATAATCTCTTGAAAACAAAGTCAGttacaaactaaaataaatatataatacatttttatatttgacaGACCTTTTTTTGCGAGTGTGACTTCTGTTATATTAATCTGAACTGCATTATTGGTAAACCAGCTCAGTTTGCTTCAGTACGAGGCAGAAAAGATGTGAGCCTTAGATACAAGAGAAGAAAGGCAGAAGGAGAGtgagattaaattaaatctttGGAGATGATGGGCTGTGTCAGAGGAAACTGGGTCTCATCTCGAGTCGGGAACACACAAGCTGAACTTGCACGGCTCAGGCACCTCCACGTCTCCCATCGGCACAAGAGGAGCTGGCAGGGACACATGCAGTCACGAAtggtgcaggtttttttttaatgtaggtCCCATGTGCCAACAACCGCCGTGCACAGCCACTTTTGGAATAAAGTGGTTCAGCAGATGTGCTCCCATTAGTACAGACTTATTTATAGTAATTTGCAAAGATTTTACAGTAAAATACTTGAGTACTGCACCTAGTTTATAAGTTCTTTTCGTGATGGTTATTTCCTAATTAGtgacaaacaaataataaataaacaagtacaGGGTGAGTTTGAAATTTAATGTCTCActagaaaaactgaaatgtgttgATAAGACACGTGTTGGTTCTTCAGAAAATGAAAGCTGACGATAATTTGGGCTACAGGACAGTCTTACTTAAGCTACAACTTGGGTACATTGTGTGTCATTAAATGAGGTTAACAGAGATAAAATTAGA
This region includes:
- the trim62.1 gene encoding E3 ubiquitin-protein ligase TRIM62, which encodes MACCLKDELLCSICLSIYQDPVSFGCEHYFCRKCITEHWSRKELHGVRDCPECRRTFADPHLSPSLKLSNIVERYSAFPLDAILNAQRSSYPCKDHEKVKLFCLTDKSLVCFFCDEPALHEQHQVTTIDEAYEEIQREMKEQLTTLQDSEKGHTEALQLLQRQLTETKSSAKSLRATIGDAFERLHRFLRERQKTMLEELEMDTARKLSDIEHKIQRYSQQLRDVKEGIQILQERLNESERHDFLEGVAVTSERIKGKIHETNLTYEDFPTSKYMGPLQYTIWKSLFQDVSPVPAALTLDHITAHQRLILSDDCTIVAYGNLHPQPLQDSPRRFDVEVSVLGAEGFASGVHYWEVMVSEKTQWMIGVANETVSRKGSIQIQPTRGFYCIVMHDGNQYSACTEPWTRLNVKSKLEKVGVYLDYPKGLLIFYNADDMSWLYTYRDKFPTKVFPYFSPGQSHANGKNVQPLRINTVRL